The following proteins are co-located in the Betta splendens chromosome 9, fBetSpl5.4, whole genome shotgun sequence genome:
- the LOC114863026 gene encoding LOW QUALITY PROTEIN: docking protein 2-like (The sequence of the model RefSeq protein was modified relative to this genomic sequence to represent the inferred CDS: deleted 1 base in 1 codon): protein MEEDIRKQGLLYLQQQRFGKKWKRVWCMLYRESSCSISRLEFFECKDAGAVEKTDKSLRKQQEHKKVIRMTDCIRVSEVDVDACPRDTTPFLVETTEKIYMFAADRNQVDDWTHKLCEIAFPMSWAEPGAKRASLQRGTRVEGEEGMEDNSLYSGRQTGTLRDFKVCVRRTEASDRCRLKGDRVLRTDAEALQLLDKTGGVVFTWPYKYLRRFGRDKSTFSFEAGRRCESGEGNFEFDTRQGNALFQAVEAAINLQRISLPHRQTSGGGPSLEPGPAQSRTPPPPPQTRSHIPQPPTTQVTDGVYSTVAEHPAALALHHKDKDGSNGAQQQHRPQMSRLDPPVDKVLTGVKSLTLDTRSGLAPRKNQVKMISSCPLPHAEPNSNPGTGTGPSATIASSSCLSPNPEDMYSQITLPTPERGTKRERRGERGGTPPVVHPEPEYSLPFDTIATNVMVNTLNSHQSPLSTPGADTLYDSIDDMRIRNVFNVNSFGPTYGKVEHIYDEPEGCAAPPVQNPHPSVYDDPEEMRGDAWRLMGTAADPKGHEYPYDPRVDDYAVPKRPQRVFPIRQSTKDEDDEVEDEEQQQKEEEHSISPYNNLMVKMV, encoded by the exons ATGGAGGAGGACATCAGGAAACAAGGGCTGCTGTACCTGCAGCAACAGAGGTTTGGAAAG aagTGGAAGCGTGTGTGGTGCATGTTGTACAGAGAAAGCTCCTGCTCCATCTCCAGACTCGAGTTCTTTGAGTGTAAAGATGCAGGAGCTGTGGAGAAAACCGACAAGAGCCTGCGCAAACAGCAAGAACACAAGAAG GTGATTCGTATGACAGACTGCATTCGTGTGTCAGAGGTGGACGTGGACGCTTGTCCCAGAGACACGACCCCGTTCCTGGTAGAGACCACAGAGAAGATCTACATGTTCGCTGCAGACAGAAACCAGGTGGATGACTGGACGCACAAACTGTGTGAGATCGCCTTTCCT ATGAGCTGGGCTGAGCCCGGAGCCAAGCGGGCCAGTCTGCAGAGAGGGAccagggtggaggga gaggaagggatggAGGACAACTCCCTGTACagcggcagacagacaggtaccT tgcgggACTTCAAGGTGTGTGTTCGGAGGACGGAGGCGTCTGACCGCTGCAGACTGAAGGGAGACCGCGTCTTGCGAACAGACGctgaggctctgcagctgctggacaagACAGGAGGAGTTGTGTTCACATGGCCCTACAAATACCTGAGGCGCTTCGGCCGAGAcaag TCCACCTTCTCATTCGAGGCGGGTCGGAGGTGTGAGTCTGGGGAGGGGAACTTCGAGTTCGACACCAGACAGGGGAACGCCCTGTTCCAGGCTGTGGAAGCAGCTATCAACCTGCAGAGGATCTCCCTCCCTCACAGACAGACCTCCGGTGGTGGGCCGTCCCTGGAGCCTGGCCCGGCCCAGAGCAGgacgccgccgccaccacctcAGACCCGCAGCCATATCCCACAACCCCCCACAACTCAG gTGACTGATGGCGTGTACAGCACGGTGGCCGAGCATCCGGCAGCTCTGGCACTTCATCACAAAGACAAGGACGGATCCAATggcgcacagcagcagcatcgtcCTCAGATG TCTCGACTGGACCCTCCAGTGGACAAAGTGCTGACCGGGGTAAAAAGTCTGACTCTGGACACTCGCAGTGGCCTTGCTCCTCGTAAAAACCAGGTCAAGATGATCTCCAGCTGCCCTTTGCCCCATGCCGAGCCCAACTCCAACCCAGGTACAGGCACAGGTCCCAGTGCCACCAtcgcctccagctcctgcctcagTCCAAACCCTGAGGACATGTACTCCCAGATCACCCTCCCAACCCCCGAGCGAGGCACCAAGAGGGAgcggagaggggagagaggaggcacCCCGCCTGTAGTCCACCCAGAGCCAGAATACTCGCTCCCCTTCGACACCATCGCCACAAACGTCATGGTAAACACCCTAAACTCCCATCAGTCTCCTCTGTCCACGCCTGGTGCCGACACGCTCTACGACAGCATTGACGACATGAGGATCCGAAACGTCTTCAATGTCAACAGCTTCGGACCCACATACGGAAAAGTGGAACACATCTACGATGAGCCGGAAGGCTGTGCAGCACCACCTGTGCAAAACCCCCACCCCTCAGTGTACGATGACCCCGAGGAGATGAGAGGCGACGCCTGGAGGCTCATGGGTACAGCCGCCGACCCAAAAGGTCACGAGTACCCGTACGATCCCAGAGTGGACGACTATGCCGTCCCCAAGCGACCACAGAGGGTCTTTCCTATCCGACAGAGCACCAAAGATGAGGACGATGAAgtagaggatgaagagcagcagcagaaggaggaggagcataGCATTTCACCCTACAACAACTTGATGGTTAAAATGGTGTAA
- the LOC114861435 gene encoding bile salt-activated lipase-like, with translation MFLSWQTQVHVLIWFWVLLRKQVRGVLAGLTKEKGGAAVDSAYSTYTSHWGPVPDQSVVKKTVSDIETDFLFLVPTQTALQLHTRNSSGARTYSYLFRMKTRIPLLPHWVEAEHAEDLQYLFGKPFSMSLIYFPRHRDLSQYMIAYWTNFARTGDPSTGESRVPVPWPQYTRNHRPYLAIDHKISKDSVSYDLRSEYFTYWTTTYSRLPSIKRE, from the exons ATGTTTCTCTCATGGCAGACACAGGTTCACGtcct CATCTGGTTTTGGGTCCTCCTCAGGAAGCAGGTGAGAGGTGTGCTGGCTGGTCTCACCAAAGAGAAGGGTGGTGCTGCCGTGGACTCAGCCTACAGCACCTACACATCTCACTGGGGTCCAGTTCCAGACCAGAGTGTGGTGAAAAAGACGGTTTCTGACATAGAGACAGACTTCCTGTTCCTTGTGCCAACTCAGACAGCCCTCCAGCTCCATACTAGGAACTCCAG TGGAGCCCGGACCTACTCCTACTTGTTCAGAATGAAGACCCGGATCCCGCTGCTCCCtcactgggtggaggcagaaCACGCTGAAGACCTGCAGTACCTGTTTGGAAAACCCTTTTCCATGTCTCTTATCTACTTCCCCCGACACCGAGACCTGTCCCAGTATATGATTGCATACTGGACCAACTTTGCAAGGACCGG TGATCCCAGTACAGGTGAGAGTAGAGTCCCAGTTCCTTGGCCCCAGTATACTAGAAACCATCGACCCTACCTGGCCATCGATCACAAGATCAGCAAGGATTCAGTCAG CTATGACCTGAGGTCGGAGTACTTCACCTACTGGACCACAACctacagcaggctgccgtcaaTAAAGAGAGAataa
- the LOC114863022 gene encoding bile salt-activated lipase-like, translating to MGFLSTGDAKLPGNYGLWDQHAAISWVRRNIEAFGGNPDNITIFGQSSGAASVNFQMLSPYSKGLFRRAISQGGVGPEPLGPATEAYGSHKEDCP from the exons ATGGGGTTCCTTAGCACTGGAGACGCCAAACTACCAGGT AACTATGGTCTGTGGGATCAGCACGCTGCCATCTCTTGGGTGCGCAGGAACATCGAGGCGTTCGGAGGAAACCCCGACAACATCACGATCTTTGGCCAATCAAGTGGAGCCGCCAGCGTCAACTTCCAG ATGCTGTCTCCCTACAGTAAGGGCTTGTTCCGTAGAGCCATCAGTCAGGGCGGTGTGGGCCCTGAGCCCTTGGGCCCTGCAACAGAAGCCTATGGCTCTCACAAAGAAG aTTGCCCGTAA
- the tsc1a gene encoding TSC complex subunit 1a, which translates to MDLSYFGGPTPPDELQSVRSQLLLVHGQLQYERFKRQQHAIRNRRLLRRVINTMALEEQNVAMKAQLGVQDQEIQSLKSSLQTEQGQYTKLQQDTDKHTKELQTCIQKLLLQLQDEQRRNQRLQDELQECQSGLRDLEAELQRAHNQAYYSKHQLTQLSLKLCSSEQLQQHIFVLNQQLLLLREANRALTEQLDGGDDHCTEASMLQCSVSKDYQRLKDNGVLHRQKLEAANHRITELEDQVAKKDELILDQKKLLDDTKTQSRAELLACECRCLALRRVIQSLQTEMLHLYTQVCLDTHGRPQDVCTRSNGDSSISPVIQDGPKPNLYSSSSAGIINGEAEALSSSPIESPLAIGSFLEQRSRQLFRATIHSQNEEKMGQEEEKEQEYKPQSPLPPQEVEEATLITGSPKAEHPNQTPDPSLPASDPLSRHADLNLDGRQRRCELSIMDYDETLPEN; encoded by the exons ATGGATCTTAGCTATTTTGGAG GTCCGACGCCACCAGACGAGCTTCAGTCTGTGAGGAGTCAGTTGTTGCTGGTCCACGGGCAGCTTCAGTATGAGCGTTTCAAACGTCAGCAGCATGCCATCAGAAACCGCCGTCTGCTGCGCAGAGTCATCAACACCATGGCACTGGAGGAGCAAaatgttgccatg aAAGCCCAGCTGGGAGTTCAGGACCAGGAGATTCAGTCTCTGAAGTCAAGTCTACAAACAGAACAAGGACAATacacaaagctgcagcaggacacagacaaacacacgaaGGAGCTGCAAACATGCATCCAAAAACTGCTGCTCCAACTACAGGATGAGCAGAGACGCAACCAGAGACTGCAG GATGAGCTTCAGGAATGTCAGAGTGGGCTCAGGGATCTGGAGGCGGAGCTTCAAAGAGCCCACAACCAGGCTTATTATTCTAAGCACCAGCTGACTCAACTGTCACTTAAG CTGTGCAGCagcgagcagctgcagcagcacatcttTGTGCTGAACCAGCAGCTACTTCTGCTAAGAGAAGCCAACCGGGCTCTGACAGAACAGTTGGACGGAGGAGATGACCACTGCACT GAGGCTTCCATGCTGCAGTGCAGTGTGAGTAAAGACTACCAGCGTCTGAAGGACAATGGGGTTCTACACAGACAGAAGCTGGAAGCAGCTAATCACAGGatcacagagctggaggacCAAGTGGCCAAGAAAGACGagctgatcctggatcagaaGAAACTGTTGGACGACACAAAGACCCAGAGCAG agcagagctgttgGCCTGTGAATGTCGCTGTCTCGCTCTAAGGAGGGTCATCCAGAGTCTGCAGACTGAAATGCTTCACTTGTACACCCAGGTGTGCCTGGACACACACGGCCGGCCTCAGGACGTCTGCACAAG GTCAAATGGTGACAGCAGCATCTCACCCGTCATTCAAGACGGCCCTAAGCCCAACCTTTACTCTTCGTCTTCAGCTGGTATAATAAATGGAGAGGCGGAGGCCTTATCTTCCTCTCCCATCGAATCTCCCCTGGCCATCGGCTCATTCCTTGAGCAGCGATCACGGCAGCTGTTCAGAGCAACCATTCACAGCCAGAATGAAGAAAAAATGGggcaggaagaagaaaaggaacaAGAGTACAAGCCCCAGAGCCCTTTGCCACCTCAGGAAGTAGAGGAAGCCACCCTCATCACCGGAAGCCCTAAGGCAGAGCATCCGAACCAGACTCCTGACCCTTCCCTCCCTGCCTCTGACCCTCTTTCCCGCCATGCAGACCTGAACCTTGATGGCCGACAGAGGAGATGTGAACTGAGCATTATGGACTATGACGAGACGCTGCCAGAGAACTAA
- the LOC114861439 gene encoding adenylate kinase 8-like isoform X1, with amino-acid sequence MDDTVKPLRIPPQMSVYADRHNIFHLVQSLVSSLVVEQPDDPVSHLVSVLRRSSVDIARVLLLGPPAAGKHTVARKLSAELRAVHVTVDCLLQDQSDLGVQACHYTLKGQELPAALLVRLLQNRLSEVDGFNRGWLLEGIPQSRLQALSLQRAGVLPEHVVMLDAPDDVLLKRNQGKTGGPAGLEVSPVYFCCSAELGFHCSEV; translated from the exons ATGGATGACACAGTGAAACCTCTGAGGATTCCTCCTCAAATGTCGGTTTACGCCGACAGACACAACATCTTCCACCTGGTGCAG agccTGGTGtccagtctggtggtggagcagCCTGATGATCCCGTCTCCCACCTGGTCAGTGTGCTGCGAAGGAGCAGTGTGGACA TTGCCAGGGTGCTGCTGCttggtcctcctgctgctggtaaaCACACTGTG GCCAGAAAGCTGAGCGCTGAGCTGAGAGCTGTCCATGTCACTGTGGACTGTTTACTGCAGGACCAGTCTGATCTGGGAGTGCAGGCGTGTCACTACACACTCAAAGGACAG gAGCTTCCTGCGGCGCTGCTGGTCAGACTACTTCAAAACAGGCTGAGTGAGGTCGATGGCTTCAACAGG GGCTGGCTGCTGGAGGGAATCCCTCAGTCTCGTCTGCAGGCTCTTAGTCTGCAGAGGGCCGGAGTCCTCCCTGAGCATGTTG TAATGCTGGACGCTCCTGATGACGTGCTGCTGAAGAGGAATCAGGGAAAAACTGGTGGACCCGCTGGACTGGAGGTGAGTCCCgtttatttctgctgctctgctgagtTGGGCTTCCACTGCAGTGAAGTCTAA
- the LOC114861439 gene encoding adenylate kinase 8-like isoform X2: MDDTVKPLRIPPQMSVYADRHNIFHLVQSLVSSLVVEQPDDPVSHLVSVLRRSSVDIARVLLLGPPAAGKHTVARKLSAELRAVHVTVDCLLQDQSDLGVQACHYTLKGQGWLLEGIPQSRLQALSLQRAGVLPEHVVMLDAPDDVLLKRNQGKTGGPAGLEVSPVYFCCSAELGFHCSEV; the protein is encoded by the exons ATGGATGACACAGTGAAACCTCTGAGGATTCCTCCTCAAATGTCGGTTTACGCCGACAGACACAACATCTTCCACCTGGTGCAG agccTGGTGtccagtctggtggtggagcagCCTGATGATCCCGTCTCCCACCTGGTCAGTGTGCTGCGAAGGAGCAGTGTGGACA TTGCCAGGGTGCTGCTGCttggtcctcctgctgctggtaaaCACACTGTG GCCAGAAAGCTGAGCGCTGAGCTGAGAGCTGTCCATGTCACTGTGGACTGTTTACTGCAGGACCAGTCTGATCTGGGAGTGCAGGCGTGTCACTACACACTCAAAGGACAG GGCTGGCTGCTGGAGGGAATCCCTCAGTCTCGTCTGCAGGCTCTTAGTCTGCAGAGGGCCGGAGTCCTCCCTGAGCATGTTG TAATGCTGGACGCTCCTGATGACGTGCTGCTGAAGAGGAATCAGGGAAAAACTGGTGGACCCGCTGGACTGGAGGTGAGTCCCgtttatttctgctgctctgctgagtTGGGCTTCCACTGCAGTGAAGTCTAA
- the LOC114861439 gene encoding adenylate kinase 8-like isoform X3, which yields MDDTVKPLRIPPQMSVYADRHNIFHLVQSLVSSLVVEQPDDPVSHLVSVLRRSSVDIARVLLLGPPAAGKHTVARKLSAELRAVHVTVDCLLQDQSDLGVQACHYTLKGQELPAALLVRLLQNRLSEVDGFNR from the exons ATGGATGACACAGTGAAACCTCTGAGGATTCCTCCTCAAATGTCGGTTTACGCCGACAGACACAACATCTTCCACCTGGTGCAG agccTGGTGtccagtctggtggtggagcagCCTGATGATCCCGTCTCCCACCTGGTCAGTGTGCTGCGAAGGAGCAGTGTGGACA TTGCCAGGGTGCTGCTGCttggtcctcctgctgctggtaaaCACACTGTG GCCAGAAAGCTGAGCGCTGAGCTGAGAGCTGTCCATGTCACTGTGGACTGTTTACTGCAGGACCAGTCTGATCTGGGAGTGCAGGCGTGTCACTACACACTCAAAGGACAG gAGCTTCCTGCGGCGCTGCTGGTCAGACTACTTCAAAACAGGCTGAGTGAGGTCGATGGCTTCAACAGG TAA